The region catgctGATCTTAGGcgtgtgtgtggctgcttggccatgtaaacccatttcatgaagctcccggcgcacagttcttgtgctgacgtttggaactgaggacagacgatttttactcactatgcgcttcagcactcagaggtcccgttctgtgagcttgtgcatCCTACCAcctcgcggctgagccgttgaagctcctagatgtttccacttcacaataacagcatttacagttgaccggtgcagctcttgcagggcagaaatttcacttactgacttgttggaaaggaggcatactatgacggtgccacgttgaaagtcactgagctcttcggtaaggccattctgctgccaatgtttgtctatggagattgcatggctgtgtgcattttttaaaacattttttacacctgtcagcaacaggtgtggctgaaataggcgAATCCACTAaattgaagaggtgtccacagaCTTCTGTGTATATTGAAAAATAAATacccacagaaacagacacaatGACTATAAAACAAGGATTGTGGCATGCCAGCTAATGGTAGAAAAGTCTACAGTTACTTTAGAGATGATATAGGACTCTCACCTTGGGGTAAACGCTATAgccaacatgcacacacacacacacgaaccaGAAATAAGTGACGTAAAGAAACACATGGGCACGGCACACATACGGAGAAAGCAGAGAAGCTCAGCGACACATATTTAGATCGATGACACCAAATGAAGGACAGGACACACAAACAAAATATTGCAGATAGATCCAGATGTGTGAATTCATGGGAGAATATTGGAATAAAGTGGGAATGCTAAACgtgctgtgcacacacacacccacacacacaaacgcacgcacgcaaatGCATGCACACTAGCTCTGAGAACGCAGTATGTCAAGGCAAGTGGGGGCAGTGTGTTTACCGGCGAAGGTACCCTTGCTGAGGCACTCTTTGATGCGGTTGGCTCGGCGGACATGGAAGGCCTTGGTGATCTCCTGGTTCATGAAGCTTTCACGGTTCAGCACGTTGGCCACCATCATCCTCAGGTCAAACACCTCCAGCAGCTCGGCGATGGTGGCCACCTGCATCAGGCCCCCTCGGCTCTCGTCCAGACTGCCTGTGTACAGGTACTGCAGCACCGCCTGGAACCACAGCAAAGTTGGAAAAATAATAAACACCCTCTCGGAATTGAGTATTAAGCCAAGCAGTGGTATAAATTAAGTTAATAAACACCATTTGATGTGTTTGGATTAACTTCACTTTAATGACCTTTAATTCTCCTTTAAAATGTCTTTGTTGTCCTAAAATGTGTTATGGTTGGAATGACCAGTAGGGGACATTCTTCACAGTGAACTAAAATGATTATACAACCCTGGAACAGTGATGGGAATGGGAACTTCACGGTGTAGCTAGTTTTGCATGATTTAATATAGTGATTTAGCAGACGCTATTATCCAAAGCATCTTGCAAGACTTGTTTTGTTGGTATCTGATCTTTACCTGGAAGGGTTCTTCCTGTATGAGGCCGTCCATGGAGACCACAGTCATGAGGCGAAGTCGCCCCGTCTCAGGGTCAGCTATGTGCTCCAGGTACACACTCAGGAAGCCCCTCCCCCATCCCGAGAGGCCACGGCCGGCTCCCAGGGGCCCCAGAGGGCAGTGGCTCCTGGCGGGGAGGGCGTTATCACTTTTGGAAGTCCTCAGGGAGCCCTGCTGGAGCATGGGTGGCCGTTTGAGTCCCCTGgcgcccccctccccctccttatcGATGTCCAGGCTCTTCGTGCGCCCCGCCTGCTCTTTGGCCCCTCTCCTGCTCTGCTCGTCCTCCTCCCCACTCTCGGCTCGCTCCTCTCCGTCCCAATCTGACTCAGTAGCCAGCAGGTCCAGGGTGAAGAGGTCATAGAACTTGGAGCAGGATGTGGCCAGGTAGACTTTGTGTGCGAAGACGCGCGTGGCACCGccctggaggaggaagaggacgtcGGCGCACAACGACTGGCAGAAGAGGGAATCAGGGGCCTCTCCATCGATGGGTGGGGGGTCGGGGATGCCAACCACAGGGCGAGGGGGACGGGGGGGCAGGAACGGGGCCTGGAGGAGGGGCCGCTGGACTCTCTTCAGGTGGGACTTCCAGAACTGGAGGTGGCGACGTGAGATAAGGGCAGAACGGATAGCATTGTCGAACACATCCTTTACCCCAAACTGGGCCACGATGCTGGTCTCAAAGTAGGGAATGCCCAGCTCCTTTGCCACCTCGTGGCCTCTCTCTGGAGGTAGGATGTCTGTAGGCTTGATGGGTCTGAGAACAAAGGGAGAGGGTTAGAGAATTAGCAGAGAGATAGATATCTAATTAAATGATTGTGCTATAACTGTGCTATCGTGGGCTGTAACTGAGTCAAGAATGTATTAGACAATAACAAGGAAAGAAACTATGGACAGCGATTCAATCAAATGCCAAACATCCAGCCAATGGATGTGATGGGACTGCTGCGGTCAAGGTggtccagacctgggttcaaaaacTATTTTAAGTATTTCAATTACTTTCAAAGAGTCAAATATTGCCATTTATTTGAAAATACTGAAATACACAGACAAGTGTATTTTCAAACACAAATATTTAAATACTGCATTTGTTTCCTGGTCTGTTTTGTCCTAGGGGATGCTTGAGATATATTTGGAAACAAATATTGTTGGCTATTTGAAAATAGTTTCAAATAGTAGATCTATTTCTAGGAAATAATTtgaaaatactttcaaatacttCAAATAAAAGTAGTTGGATTTGGGCACATTACTTGAAGATAAAAACGTAAAATAAACAAGTAAATATGCTtataatggcgccggagggggATGGGTGATGAtttacaggctcctaaccaactgtgctattgtgtgtgttttttcgtacattattttgtacataatgttgctgctaccgtctcttatgaccgaaaacagcttctggacatcagatcagcgattactcaccttgaactgCACCAACAAGCTATCATGtttaaacacaccaagacagccgtgaagagggcatgacaaaaccttttaCCCCCCCTCCCAGGACACTGAAAATATTTGACATGAGTCCCCAGATCCTCtagaagttctacagctgcaccatcgagaggatCCTGACCAGTTGAATCACCGTctggcatccgaccgtaaggcgctagagggtagtgcatactgCCCCCCCGtgattttacactgctgctactcgctgtttattatctatgcaggcacttcacccctacctacatgtacaaattacctcgactaacctgtacccccacacatagcCTCGGTACTgttattttcttgtgttacttttaattttttactttagtttatttagtaaatattttcttaactctatttcttgaaccgcattgttggttaagggcttgtaagtaagcatttcacgataaggtctacacctgttgtattcggcgcatgtgacaaatacgatttgattttaAACCCAGGTCTGACATGGACCCGTCTCAGGAAGACCAGGGTGATTGTGGTCTTACTTGGCTAGGGGTCTGCGGGCGCGGTTGACAGCCTCCAGGTCGGCATAGCGCAGGTCCAGCTGGCAGCCCACCAGGATGATAGGGGTGCGGGGGCAGAAGTGCTTAATCTCAGGGTACCACATGGTGCGGACGTGGCGCAGGGAGTTGGGGTTGGCCAGGGAGAAACACAGCACCACCACGTCAGACCTGTGTCACACACAAataagagaggtagagaggagtgcGAGATAGttggggaaaggagggagggagtaagagagagaagtACATTCCTGGAGGTCAAAAACATGTCTGAAAAGAGTCTGCACGAGTGCTGCTAGGCACAGTGAATATGGATGGCGAGCGGGCTGGGGTGTGAGGTcatagggttgtgtgtgtgtgtgtgtcatgtctaCAGGCCTCTGAGGCTGGTGGGCTATGAAGCCCCTTTCTCTCGCTTATGTAAGCCCACTAAGGCTGTAAGGCTGCAAATGACACAGAAAGTGGCTAATaatagagcaacacacacacacacaaacaatagcTACAGTGCAGCATCAGCTACTTACTTCCTCAGCCAGTCAGTGCGATGGGCCAGGCTGACAACAGGACTTAAGGCTGTTCTCAACCACTAGTGTCTCTGAGGCACGGCTCTGACGGGCATGTGTGTGTGGCTTCCCATATGTGAATGAATATGCCAGCTACCACATAaccagcacagcacagcactaaGGGAGCCTCTCCACTCTTCCCTGATTTCAGACTAAACAGAGCACTCTGTTATAGTGGCAATGGAAATGGACTTCAGTAAAGATAAATTGGCTAATTGTTATTTTTTATTGGGATTTATCCAGGGTCAAAACATGGATTTCActaaatatattataataatttGAATCAATAAgtagggctgtgacggtcatAGAATTTTGGATGACAGTAATTGGTATAATGGCATAATTGGGTGGACCATTGTGAGTGTATCTATAGGAGCGAAGAAGGAATTAAAAGCAGGAAGTCAAAGAAGGAAGTGTATCCATCAATATGTGCTGATAATATTGTTGATTCAACTTAGACATTacaaaaaatacattccattgcatgagccTCATTAGTCAACATAATTAGAATTAACATTCTACATTTCAGCACGGAGCAACAAAGTTTTAGTACGTTGTTAAGATTCCATGTTACCGCAGAAATGGACTCAACTGCAGGAATGTCCCGCTGACccgtcttcagtcagctgttcgtTCCATAATCATTGGTTACACAGTTATACAGTAATTATGCCAGCCCTAAGGCCAACAACCATGGTCAGATTAAAGGGTTATTAACCCATAAGTGTCTAAATCCTGTCTAAGCTggcaggggagtgtgtgtgtgtgtgggggggggggttctactaagctatatggcaGCCTTTCTTGAAGTATGGGTTGCGACATGTCAGTGTAAATGTATAATTATTTCATGAAATGATTTGGCCAAGTGCAACCTCACTCTCTGTTCAGTGCGCGCTGATTAGCAGCGTTTTCTCAGTTTGTCAGCTGCGTCAGTGGACGGGAGATCCCAGTGTGCTTCGAGGTTTACCTGATATTTTTTTCTGCAGTTTTCTTGAAGATCACTCCGCAGTACTGTCATACAGCAGCAGATGATGGTGCGCCATCAGCCACTTGccgtgttcaagacaactgggaactcggaaaaatacgaggtcaaataatgatttcagtgatcttcaggttggaaaTTCGTAGCTATAGAAAGAGGCCGAATTGATTTGACCCAGTTGGAACTAGTTTTTTCCCCTCAGAGTTCCCAGTTATATTTAAACACACTGAATGAAGCTAAATGTGGGAGATTTCCGAGTTCGGCAACTGAATTGTCATTCCCACTCGCCATCCCTCACCGCTGTCATCAAATGTACTCAAGCTAGCAacaagttctgactgagctcaaatGTCATGAAACGCAAATACAGCGATGAGTTTCTCTCTCTTGGTTTAATACACACTTTGAGAAATAACGAGGAGCGCCCAATGTGTTTTGTGCGGGTTAGTGCTGAATGAGTCTCTCAAAATGGAACAAATTAAAACGACACGTCCTGACCAAACATCCATAGCATGACGGTCAACCCAGGGAGTTCTTTCAGGACAGGGCagaatgcttcaggaaacagtgcttcgaCAGTGGATGACTAAATCAGGTGATGGTAAGCAGACATAAGGGAGTATCTCTCATAGTAGTCGATGTGAGTTTCTCTTTCAAACAATCTCCTTGTACACagctaatagctagctagctaacattagccaaagCAAGCTAGCTCGCTACTGATAGTGAAATCATAAGTAACAGTACATATGAAGATGAAacatgatcaggcctactgtataAATTATTGTTGAAAACAAGTCtcggttggaactgttgctgtttaAATACaagtcatgtttttttttctgaaCTGCTATAAACTGCAAGGTGGTTTTTgaggcaaacacacacgcacaacagTTCTGGGTTGCTGATCTACAGCAGGAAGCGGTCTCCTGCCTGGCTGTTCTGACCTAGTTTGGCACCACATACTTATGTGAGACAGGGTTCTGGATTCTGGCATACTTCAAAAAACAGCACAGAAACAGATCCAATGCTGAGCATTACCTCAGGGTTGCACTGTCAAAAACTAAGCCCAGAATAGACACGCCTGTTGAAAACTTCAACCAGTCGCACACctctcattaggactgtgtgcgcgtgtgtgttttCTGGTCTATATCTGTGTGAGGCCTCAAAAAGCATCTGgcttcaatcagtttattccagtttcTGAAAGAAAAAGATTTCTTTGTTTTTAatagcaacagttccaacctagacagatATGTAAGAGTGTTTTTATtgggaaaaaaacaaacatgaataGTTCATTAAATGGGTATTTCATGTCATTGTTATTTGTCTGTATTGCATTTGTTTTAGGCAATGAAATGTACCAATATTTGCATGTAGTTGCATGTTTTCATAagcttgggtcccaggaaaacacagaCTTTCTCATTTGGATCTCAGGCTGAACAAGTTTAAGAACCCCTGGTATATGTAATTGTTTAAGTatgtcataccaaggatcatttagctatttgattttgaagaCCCCTTGAAGGATCAAACAAAAAAAAGAAAGTTTTTGTGAGAACACAGACTttctggatgtctcatggtctgacaaacacagctctAGCCCTGTCACttttcaccgcagatgcggaaaTGTAACATAGGCGTAtccaatgcaacaacaaaaaaagatatctctagcttaaactgacatatttatggggatttttgtattatgctaattcgATTTCGGTGGGGCGTGGACATCAACCTTAGGGGTTAAAGATGATAATGGAAGATGAAACATTCGGGGGATGAGCTCAAGTTCTACTGAAACGTAACCGGTCAACAGAGTCAACTAGGTTTACACAACTAAGTAATGCACAGCCAACATGATAGAAGCTAGATAGAGTCGTCGGCAAAATAGACAACAGAATAACACCTGTTCCATAGACCACAACTTAACTTCCACCAATATGTAACCTACGGAAAAGTACACCTTCTCTAAATGTTCGACGTAATCCTGTGCTAAACCATGACATCATAGGGCTAGGCTAGTACTGACACAGTACgcacaagtacacacacaaacaggaatTCCCTTTAGCATCCTGTCAAAGTGTCATTTCCATGGCTCAGACTGCTTCAATCTATGttagtcaatcaccaccttccggagacacctgaaaccccacctcttcaaggaatacctaggatagggtaagtaatccttctcaccccccctaaaaagatttagatgcactattgtaaagtggctgttccactggatgtcataaggtgtatgcaccaatttgtaagtcgctctggataagagcgtctgctaaatgacttaaatgtaaatgtaaatgttagtgTGTTTGTGCTTTTGCCCTTGTGGTAAGGGTTGTGACTATCCCTGCATCGGTCTGATGAATCTGTCCATGTGAATGTTCATACGTCCATGTATGAGTCAGAGAGGAGAAGACAAAACACGCTGACACACATTGGGAGTCTATATAGCTCACTGACACCGTTGGCCAATCATTTACCAACTGCACGTGAATAAGAACTATTAGGAGTTTTTTTTGTTGAAGTTTCGGctgggtacagatctaggatcccCTCCcccaaacctaaccttaactattAGTGGGGGGAAATCCAAAACGGACCCAAGTtcagcatctaggggcaacttcaccctactctGTCATTGTCAAGTCAATTTACAAAGGTCAGCAGGgctgctagctaacattatgtaACCAAAGCTAGGTGTTAAGTGTTTTTACAGAATATAGAGCGAGGCTGAGCTCAAactcctgactgactggctgactgcttgGTGTATACACAACCCAGCAGAGATCcctagatacagacacacacttccCACTGTTATTAGAGATTTTGCAAGCACTATGTCACTCCATAATGTTGACAGAAGTGTTAATAACTCACCTATTTAGTCATTAGAGTGACATACTGTTGGCATTAAATCAATAATAGCCTAACTTTTTGATAACGTCTTGATACAAATAAATAAGTAATAAATAAATTAGTAATTGAGACtataatatatacatacatacacacactaccactcaaaagtttggggtcacttagaaatgtccttattttttaaagaaaagcaaattttttgtccattaaaatatcatattgatcagaaatacagtgcagacatggttaatgttgtaactgactattgtagctggaaagggAAGATTTTTGTATGGAATATAGGCATACTGTGCCCAATGAGACtgtgcccattatcagcaaccatcactcctgtgttccaattgcacattgtgttagcgaatccaagtttataattttaaatggcgaattgatcattagaaaaaccttttgcaattatgttagcatggCTGAAAACTGTCTcaccgtcaacagtgaagaggcgactcggccttctaggcagagttcctctgtccagtgtatgtgttcttttgcccatcttaatcttttatttttattagccagtctgagatatggctttttcttttcaACTCTGCATTGAAGAACTGCATCACAGAggtgcctcttcactgttgacgttgagactggtgttttgcgggtactattggAATATAGGACTGATggatgctgataatgggcctctgaacACCTATGTAGatacacccccccaaaaaaaaaaaaaaaatctgccgtttccagctacaatagtcatttacaacattaacaatgtctacactgtattttgggtctatttgatgttattttaaatagACAAAAAAATGtacctttctttcaaaaacaaggacatttctaagtgaccagaaacttttgaacggtagtgtaaatatatatataagccCTATGATCAAATAACAAACCCTATGAAATACTCTTgtacacagagaggacagtgtgaGCATACCTATAAGTAGTTGATTgggggaagttaggaaccaatatacacatgcagttaggaaagcaaaggctagctttttaaaACAGAAATTTACATCCTGTatcacaaactccaaaaagttctgggacactgtaaagtccatggagtaAGAGCacatcctcccagctgcccactgcactgaggctaggaaacactgtcaccaccgataaatccacgataactGAGAATTTCAAGaggcatttttctacagctggccatgctttccacctggctacccctaccccggtcaacagccctgcatcccccacagcaacttgcccaagcctccccatttctccttcacccaaatccagacagctgatgttctgtaagagttgcaaaatctggacccctacaaatcagccgggctagacaatctggaccctctctttctctgcaagcacattcatcttctgcacatctatcactcctgtgtttgattgctaaattgtaattattttgccactatgtcctatttattgccttacctcccttatccgaacacactgtatatagacttttctattgtttattccatttgtaactctgtgttgctgtttgtgtcgcactgctttgctttatcttggccaggtcgcagttgtaaatgagaatgtcttctcaactagcctacctggttaaataaataatactAAAATAAAAATAAGGGTGCTTGCATGGGGTGGCATGGCGATCAGATAGTGGGTTTAGGGCAAGATGTTGAGCCCCACAACGCccaaacagacaggcagagaacagCTGAGCTGGCACTGTGCTATCAGCTGACTGCAGGCTGGCTGAGCAAACACAGACAATGAGTCACGACAATTTGAAAGGGagcagagccacacacacacacatgcacactctctgtcactcaaaacatcctgctctctctctctgtgtgtgtgtgtgtgtgtgtgtgtgtgtgtgtgtgtgtgtgtgtgtgtgtgtgtgtgtgtgtgtgtgtgtgtgtgtgtgtgtgtgtgtgtgtgtgtgtgtgtgtgtgtgtgtgtgtgtgtgtgtgtgtgtgtgtgtgtgtgtgtgtgtggattaagTCCTGCTAGCTGGCTGGGTGAGGATCAGTGCTATGTCTGAAAGGTCtgggtgagagggatagagatgatcCCGTTATGTCTGTCTGATGGAGGAGAGTAAATATACATGTACGTCTTCCTTGGAATATAATAATACCCAgcactggaatgagtaggtgtgtccaaacttgtgactggtactgtactatatgtatttatgtatgcatgtatgtacagtatgtatgtaatgtatgtatgtacagttgatgtcggaagtttacatacacttaggttggagtcactaaaactcatttttcaaccactccacaaatttcttgttgacaaactatagttttggcaagttggttaggagaTCTACTTAATGCATGACAATACAATTTgtgtaatctctaggtccatgcgcgttccattttcttcagaggagaaaccaaactgccacgagtgatttatcatcgatagatatgtgaaaaacaccttgattgattctaaacaacgtttgccatgtttctgtcgatattatggagttaatttggaaaaaggtttgcgttgtaatgacttaattttctgggtttttcttacccaaacTTGAACAAAATGGACAGATTTCTCCTgtacaaataatctttcaggaaaaactgaacatttgctatctaactgagagtctcctcattgaaaacatcttcaaaggtaaatgattttatttgaatggttttctggtttttgtgaaaatgttgcctgctgaatgctaacgctaaatgctatgctaactaTCAaagctgttacacaaatgcttgttttgctatggttgagaagcatatttttgaaaatctgagatgacagtgttgttaacaaaaggctaagcttgagagctagcatatttatttcatttcatttgcgattttcatgaataatgAGTAGTTCTTGACTTGGGCATAAATGTTCGCCTTCACATGgctaacctttgtttaaccagctaAACAGCTGCCCTTAGCAAAAAAGTATTTGTAGTTACCTTCCTAGTAGCCTTAACGCGAACCAGGCTTCCCTAATGTGACAACGATGTGGTTTTGGAGGTATGGCAACGTGAGACTTTTGTAGCTATTAGGCTATACTCATACTTATGATATGAGGTTGGCCAGCCTCCCAAAACCACAgcactaaccttaaccatttggaatTAATGCCTAAACTGCTAACCTTTGAGTTGcttctgttttaaccctgtaaccacacagaattaccGCGTCACAAATAGAAGTTCATCCATAATACGTTGAATTTCGAAAGGGAAACTATGAGATCTTGTTGATACTGTATCTAGATTTCAGTACGCACATATCAGCCACAATGACCACGTGTGACAGTGCATGTGTATATGTAatagtgtgcgtgtgcgtgtgtgtgtttaagccCAAAAGCCACATCAGTCTCCTGAGGTGAACGGTGGGGAATTTGGGTAGATTTTAGCCAAATTAAATCTTGTCAATCCTTTACAATGCCATGGCCTTAGACACTGGAGAGGGGGTGTTGCATTGTAGGGGGTTGCATTATAGCCAGGCAGGTTGAGTTATTAGGTCAGTTACCAGAATCTGTCTGGACAACAAGTACCCTGACCCGAAAGTAGCCACGGCctctcagtgagtgtgtgtgtgtgcatgtttgtgtgcccCCTCACCTGCCGTACGCGAAGCGTCTGTCTTTGTGATGGTCACCGAAGGTGTCCCATAGTCTCAGGGACACACTGACCTCATCCACAACATCCCGTGATCTCTCCAACACCTAGATGGACAggcacacaccacaccacagcgtGAGACAATTATTTTCAggctgtgcctgtgtgtgtgtgtgtcgcatgGGTCCATGCCCACCTCCTGGCACACGCGGTACTGGTCAATGGCCCAGACAGTTGGCACGTGGGTGGCGAGCAGCTGGTACTGTGTGAGGGTGGCATTGCAGGCGCGGGCACAGATGAGCCTAGTCTTGCCCACCGCGTTGTCCCCTACCACAACACATttaatggtttccacgttgggcCGCTCATAGTCTGTGTCTATATCCATGGAGAGggccctgggagagagggagaaggagagagtgggggTTAGAAAGTAACACATCCATACCAAAGcggaatgtttaaaaaaatacttacTAGTCACCAAAGTTCCAGAGCATGTCTTTGAGTGAAGTATTCAGGTACAAACGGAACAATACTGAACAGCTTTTGGCCAAGACAACGTCCAGGGTAGCTCCTAAATCAATCACCAACAGAAAAGCTTGGCCAAGGCTAGAAGCCCGAGTCCGCACTGACCAGTAACGAGCAGCTCCAGCCAAACTCCTCCAGAGTGAACACATGGTACGGGGGCAGAGAAATAAAAAACTGAGTGGCTATTTATGTCacaacagaaggagagagagagagaacaagaggcaACTATATAAACCAGAGCACAGCCCCAGTGGCAGATTTTTATTTTTGGAGGAGTGAATGATGATCCCATCTGCTGAGGGGCACTCATGTAAGacaccacccccctccccctctgccaGGTGATATATTGATACAGCTGATATGGGCAGACCAAACCTGCAATCCTGTCCTACCACTCTGAACAAACCGTGGTCCCATAAATAGGCCGTTTTGAAAGATTCATAGGCTTATTATTATTCCATTGACATAGATGCGGCGGTGTGGCACTTCGTCCCTGCAGTGACACACAGTAGCGGCCCAAAAAACTGGCACCCATTCATCGGACACGAGACAAATGGACAGCGGCAATCCcgcttgcccccccccccaccaacaCCTGCTCCTCTCATACATTTTATGTCCCATTTGCTACAGATCGAGACAATATTGTTTACAGGCCTAAAACAATCAATGTCAGGTCTTGCTTAATAAAAGCTACAAAAAAACACAATGTTCCCGTTTGGAATATTCCATGTCCATTGAAGTCCTAGAGCTGCCAAAGCCACTGAGCGGCAGGTGTTCAGGTGCGGGGCCAAAACAAAATGGTACTGTACAGCCTACCTTAGCC is a window of Oncorhynchus keta strain PuntledgeMale-10-30-2019 chromosome 25, Oket_V2, whole genome shotgun sequence DNA encoding:
- the LOC118358017 gene encoding rho-related BTB domain-containing protein 2-like; amino-acid sequence: MDIDTDYERPNVETIKCVVVGDNAVGKTRLICARACNATLTQYQLLATHVPTVWAIDQYRVCQEVLERSRDVVDEVSVSLRLWDTFGDHHKDRRFAYGRSDVVVLCFSLANPNSLRHVRTMWYPEIKHFCPRTPIILVGCQLDLRYADLEAVNRARRPLAKPIKPTDILPPERGHEVAKELGIPYFETSIVAQFGVKDVFDNAIRSALISRRHLQFWKSHLKRVQRPLLQAPFLPPRPPRPVVGIPDPPPIDGEAPDSLFCQSLCADVLFLLQGGATRVFAHKVYLATSCSKFYDLFTLDLLATESDWDGEERAESGEEDEQSRRGAKEQAGRTKSLDIDKEGEGGARGLKRPPMLQQGSLRTSKSDNALPARSHCPLGPLGAGRGLSGWGRGFLSVYLEHIADPETGRLRLMTVVSMDGLIQEEPFQAVLQYLYTGSLDESRGGLMQVATIAELLEVFDLRMMVANVLNRESFMNQEITKAFHVRRANRIKECLSKGTFADVVFHLDDGYLPAHKPLLISSCDWMAAMFRGSFMESYIEEVSIPDTSSSCMRAVLEFMYCGLLSPCPDLEPIELIVLSNRLCLPRLVALTEQYAVNELLQWAMKGVDIDGQVLAYLELAQFHNAKQLSAWCLHHICTNYNSVCRKFPKDMKVMSPENQRHFEKQRWPPVWFLKEEDRYLRSQKEREREEEILRKLRTKRGWCFSRHPSSSPHVS